One window of the Betta splendens chromosome 21, fBetSpl5.4, whole genome shotgun sequence genome contains the following:
- the olig2 gene encoding oligodendrocyte transcription factor 2: MGCQTRFGVTSGFDVWFLSSSRLKTHSNLGYSRTMDSDTSRVSSRPSSPEVDDIFMSTLKKSVHGFSGAVSSTQSDSPSEIPGLRGLSAADEEALALRMASKKDRKLLSESELQSIRLKINSRERKRMHDLNVAMDGLREVMPYAHGPSVRKLSKIATLLLARNYILMLSNSLEEMKRLVSEIYGSSGHHGGFHPSACGTLTHGGPVPGHPAAPHASHPAVHHPLLPPAAVSTASLSAPGISAVTSVRPHHGLLKAPAAGAGPLGSSFQHWGVGAGMPCPCSMCQVPPPHVSGMSAVTMPRLTGDSK, translated from the exons ATGGGCTGTCAGACGCGATTTGGAGTAACAAGTGGATTTGACGTTTGGTTTTTATCGTCCTCGCGCTTGAAAACACACTCG AACCTCGGCTACAGCAGGACCATGGACTCAGATACGAGCCGCGTGTCCAGCAGACCGTCCTCTCCAGAGGTGGACGACATCTTCATGTCCACCCTCAAGAAGTCCGTCCACGGCTTCTCCGGGGCTGTGTCGTCCACGCAGAGCGACTCCCCGTCGGAGATCCCGGGTCTGCGGGGACTCTCCGCCGCCGACGAGGAAGCCCTCGCGCTGCGGATGGCGTCCAAGAAGGACCGCAAACTCCTGTCAGAGAGCGAGCTGCAGTCGATTCGCCTCAAGATCAACAGCCGCGAGAGGAAACGCATGCACGACCTCAACGTGGCCATGGACGGGCTGCGGGAGGTCATGCCCTACGCGCACGGCCCGTCCGTGCGGAAACTCTCCAAAATCGCCACCCTGCTGCTGGCTAGAAACTACATCCTGATGCTGAGCAACTCGCTGGAGGAGATGAAGCGGCTGGTGAGCGAGATCTACGGCAGCAGCGGCCACCACGGCGGCTTCCACCCGTCCGCCTGCGGGACCCTGACGCACGGCGGGCCCGTGCCGGGACACCCGGCGGCTCCCCACGCGTCACACCCGGCCGTGCACCACCCGCTGCTGCCGCCCGCCGCCGTCTCCACCGCGTCGCTCTCGGCGCCCGGCATCTCCGCCGTCACCTCCGTCAGACCCCACCACGGACTGCTCAAAGCGCCCGCTGCCGGCGCGGGGCCGCTGGGCAGCAGCTTCCAGCACTGGGGCGTGGGCGCCGGGATGCCCTGTCCGTGCAGCATGTGCCAAGTCCCGCCTCCGCATGTGTCCGGCATGAGCGCCGTCACCATGCCGCGGCTGACCGGCGACTCGAAGTGA
- the olig1 gene encoding oligodendrocyte transcription factor 1: MNVLSTSVIRAQEQSLPFCGPGAVQDSPHCPPGFGLSSRLNPAPMLGFPGAQRSSKAQRELSPEEQQELRRKINSRERKRMQDLNIAMDALREVMVPYASSPASSSSAHSHQPGAPPGRRLSKISTLVLARNYILLLGSSLQEMRRLLGEVSVGMGVNAGPVPRLLLAGGWPLISGPSQLLLAQESLLTPTAPSSSSSSTSSSSAKSSLLSPGSVEASLAPVQWSSAGASAGPLCPCGVCRLPRFSHSTPAPRFPK, encoded by the coding sequence ATGAATGTGCTGTCAACTTCGGTGATCCGGGCCCAGGAGCAGTCGCTACCCTTCTGTGGCCCCGGGGCTGTCCAGGACTCGCCCCACTGCCCTCCAGGGTTTGGCCTGAGCTCCCGCTTGAACCCTGCACCCATGCTTGGATTCCCGGGTGCCCAGAGGTCAAGCAAGGCTCAAAGGGAGCTGAgccctgaggagcagcaggagctccGCAGGAAAATCAACAGCAGGGAGAGGAAGCGGATGCAGGACTTGAACATTGCGATGGATGCTCTGAGGGAGGTGATGGTGCCCTacgcctcctcccccgcctcctcctcgtccgctCATTCCCACCAACCCGGAGCTCCTCCGGGCCGCAGGCTCTCCAAGATCTCCACTCTGGTTCTGGCCAGGAACTACATCCTCCTCCTGGGCTCGTCCCTGCAGGAGATGCGGCGGCTCCTGGGTGAGGTGAGTGTTGGGATGGGGGTGAACGCGGGGCCGGTGCCCCGGCTGCTGCTTGCTGGAGGCTGGCCCCTCATCTCCGGCcccagccagctcctcctcgctcaGGAGTCCCTCCTCACCCCGACGgctccttcctcatcttcctcctccacctcgtcaTCCTCTGCTAAGTCGTCCCTGCTGTCCCCGGGCTCCGTGGAGGCCTCGTTGGCCCCGGTGCAGTGGAGCTCTGCGGGGGCCTCCGCTGGGCCCCTGTGCCCCTGTGGGGTCTGCAGACTGCCCAGATTCAGCCACTCCACCCCAGCTCCAAGATTCCCAAAGTGA